Genomic segment of Ralstonia pickettii:
TTGCGCCACGCCCACGTCGACCGACCCGAACCGCTACTACATGTGGACAGGCTATGTCGGCAACGACAACGTCGGCGGCGGCCCGGTAATCGACAACGCAGAAGCCGGCTACGGCTGGTCGACGTATCCGGAAGTGCTGGAGGCCGCCGGAATTTCGTGGAAGATCTATCAGGACATCGGTACCGGGCTGGACGCCGCAGGTTCCTGGGGCTGGACGAGCGACGCCTACATCGGCAACTACGGCGACAACTCGCTGCTGTACTTCAAGCAATATCAGAACGCGCAGCCTGGCAACCCGCTGTACGACAAGGCGCGCACCGGCACCAACGCAGCGGCCGGAGAGGGCTACTTCGACATCTTGAAGCGCGACGTGCAGAACGGCACGCTGCCGCAGGTATCGTGGATTGCCGCGCCGGAAGCGTTCTCCGAGCACCCGAACTGGCCGGCCAACTACGGCGCCTGGTACATCGATCAGGTCTTGCAGGTGCTGACCTCCAACCCCCAGGTGTGGAGCAAGACCGCGGTGTTCATCACCTACGACGAGAACGACGGCTTCTTCGATCACCTCGTCCCACCGTTCGCCGCGTCGGGCAGCAATGGACTGTCGACGGTCGATACCACGGGCGAATACTTCCCGGGCAACAGCACGTACAGTGCCGGCAGCTACGGCCTGGGCCAGCGCGTGCCGATGCTTGTGGTATCGCCGTGGTCAAAGGGCGGCTACGTGTGCTCCGAAACGTTCGACCACACGTCGATCATCCGTTTCATCGAGCAGCGCTTCAAGCGCACGCACGGCGTGAAGTCGCCGAACATCTCGAAGTGGCGTCGCGCCGTGTGCGGTGATCTGACGTCGGCGTTCAACTTCGCCACGCCCAACGAGGTGGTGCCTGCATTGCCGAGCACCGCAGCCTACGTGCCGAAGGACAAGCTGCGCCACGCCAGCTACGTGCCGCTGCCCCCGCTGGTGCAGGCCGTGCCGAAGCAGGAAGCGGGCGTGCGAGCGTCGCGTGCGCTGCCGTACGAACTTTTCGTGCGCGGGCGCCAGGACGAAGCCGCCGGCAAGTTCCAGCTGGAATTCGTGAACACCGGGGACGTGGGGGCAGCCTTCCTCGTCTACACCGCCGGCAGCACGGATGCACCGCGCACCTACACGGTCGAGGCAGGCAAGCGGCTGTCGGACAAGCTGGCCGTGAACGCAGGCGGCGCCTACGACTTCACGGTGCACGGTCCGAACGGCTTCCTGCGCCGCTTTGTCGGCAAGCTCACGCTGTCGGGCCTGCTGCGTCCGCACGGTCACGCGCTGGAAGTGAAGGAAGGCTACGACGTGGCCAACGGCAACCTGCAACTGCGCCTCATCAATCACGGCCGTGCGCCGACCGTCTTCACCATCAAGAGCGCTTACACGGGCGAAAGCGTGCAACGCGAAGTGCGCGGCGGTGACGATGCGTCGGTGTACCTCGACTTGCGCAGCCACCACGCCTGGTATGACCTGACCGTCACGGCCAGCACCGATGCCGGTTTCGCGCGTCGCCTTGCCGGCCACGTTGAAACCGGCCGAGTCAGCGCGTCCGATCCGGCGCTGAGCGCGTAACCGCGGCCCAAGCAAAACGGCCCGCTGGCATGTTTTGCCAGCGGGCCGTTTTTGTTACGACGGTCAGCGCCAGAGTCGCTTCGTGTACATGCGAGCCTGCTACAGGGCCAGCGTGCTCTGCCCGATGTTGAGTGCGATTGCCAGGACAGCGGCAAACAGTTCGCCCCGATAGTGCGTCATTGCGCAGCTTCCTTCGGCGCTTTCCGACACGGTCCCAGCGCAAGAGCCTCTTTTTCCCGGCAAGGCCGAAATCTATTGTTGATAATTGGAGAACAGTATTTTCTTCGATCGGGTATTTATTCATCAAGGGCAACGATCTATTCTGATCACAAGCGCAACGAACTCAGCGCAACCGAACATCCAAACAGATCAGGAGCCCATCATGAACACCCGTCTCGCAACCGCTTTCTCCCGTAACGCTCTGCTGGTCCTGGTGGCCACGGTTTCCGCTTCCGCTGCGCTGCTGTCGGCCCAGCCCGCCGCTGCTGCCGTGCAAGGCCGCGCCGATCCGTACGCGCAAGGCGCTGTCGCCAAGGCCGACCCCTACACACAGGGTGCAGCCGCCAAGTACGACGTCTACACCCAAGGCGCGGACCGTCAAGCTGATACCTACGGCTATCTGTCGTGGAAGAACGATCGCTTCGATCCGTACACCCAAGGTGCCGTCGGCAAGGCTGACCCCTACACCGATGGCGCCATCGCCAAGGCTGATCCGTACACCGACGGCGCTGCTGCCAAGTACGACGTCTACACGCAGGGTGCCGATCGCCAGGCCGACACCTACGGCTATCTGTCGTGGAACGGCGATGCCTCGTATCCGAAGGACGCCGCTTCGCAAGCCTGATTGGGCCGTACCAAAGCAAGAGGGCCTTGGGTTCTACCCCAAGGCCCTTTTTGTTTCTGCAGCGTTCCGGCGGTGATCAGACCACGCCGGCTTCGTGTGCCTGCTGATCCGCGTGGTACGAACTGCGCACCATGGCGCCCACGGCCGCGTGCGTGAAGCCCATCTCGTACGCCTTCTCTTCGAACATCTTGAAGGTGTCCGGGTGCACATAGCGCAGCACCGGCAGATGGTGGCCCGACGGCGCCAGATATTGGCCGATGGTCAGCATGTCGATGTCGTGCTCACGCATGTCGCGCATGACTTCCAGGATTTCCTCGTCCGTCTCGCCCAGGCCGACCATCAGGCCGGACTTGGTCGGCACGTTCGGGTTGCGGGCCTTGAAGTCTTTCAGCAGCTTCAGCGAGTGCGCGTAATCCGCACCGGGGCGCGCCTGCTTGTACAGGCGGGGCACCGTTTCGAGGTTGTGGTTCATCACGTCGGGCGGGCATTCCTGGAGGATGTCCAGCGCCTTCTCCAGGCGGCCGCGGAAGTCCGGCACCAGCACTTCAATGCGCGTGGCCGGCGACAGGGCGCGCGTGCGCGAGATGCAATCGACGTAATGCTGCGCGCCGCCGTCACGCAGGTCGTCGCGGTCGACGCTGGTGATGACGACGTAGTTGAGCTTGAGCTGGGCGATGGTCTTCGCCAGGTTTTCCGGCTCGTTCACGTCGAGCGGATCGGGGCGGCCGTGCCCGACATCGCAGAACGGGCAGCGGCGCGTGCACTTGTCGCCCATGATCATGAACGTGGCCGTGCCCTTGCCGAAGCACTCGCCGATGTTCGGGCAGCTTGCCTCTTCGCACACCGTCACGAGGTTGTTGGCACGCAGGATGTCCTTGATTTCGTAGAAGCGCGAGTTGCCGGTGGCGGCGCGCACGCGAATCCAGTCCGGCTTCTTGAGCTTCTCGGCCGGCACGATCTTGATGGGGATGCGGGCGGTCTTGTCGAGCGACTTCTGCTTGGCAGTCGCGTCGTAGGGCTTGTTCGACGGGGTGGCAGGGGTGGCGACTTCAGTGGCGCCGGCGGCGGAATCGGTCATCGTGTTCTCCGCACGGGCTTGCGGCTCGTGCATATCCGGGCGCTATGCGGTAGCGGCCTCGGCGGGGTGCGCTTGCGCGCGTTGCTGCAATTGAGCGACCAGCGCATTGGCCAGGTCGCGGGAAATGGGCTGCCAGTCGTTGGCATCGACGGGGCGTCCGGACGCAACTCGGGCGCCGGCGGTCACCATATCGACGGTTTCCAGGCCGGCATAGCCACACGGGTTGATCTGCGTGAAGGGCGACAGGTCCATCGCCAGGTTCAAGCTCACGCCGTGGTAGCTGCAGCCGTTGCGGATCTTCAGGCCCAGCGCGGCGATCTTGGCACCAGCATGCGGCCCGCTCGACAGGTAGATGCCGGGGGCGCCAGCCTTACGCTCGGAGGCAACATTATACGTGGCGAGCGTCTCGATGACGGCCGCCTCGATCGCGTCGACCAGCGCTTTCACGAACAGCCCACGGCGGCGCAAATCCAGCAAAAGGTAGGCAACGACTTGGCCGGGGCCGTGATAAGTGATCTGACCGCCACGGTCGACTTTCACCAGCGGGATGTTGCCGGGGGCCAACAGATGCGCGGGATCACCGGCCAGGCCGAGCGTGAACACCGGCGGGTGTTCGACCAGCCAGATCGTGTCGGGCGTATCGGGGCCCCGCTGTGCGGTAAAGGTCTGCATTTCGTCGAAGCAGGCGGCGTAGTCCTGCAGGCCGCGTTCGACGATGTCAATCGGAATCATGCCCGCGAGTGTAGCGCAGGGCCGTCGATGTCGCCGTACGCCGTTGACCGCTTTGGTCGCGGGGTGGGGCGAAAAAATGCCGGCGCGATGGGAGGCATCGGCGCCGGCGTCGGCTTTTGCGGCAGATGCCGCAAAAGGAGGCTTGAAACAGGTTTCGGGCTCAGGCGGCCACGATGGGCGTGTCGGCGTGCTCGTTCCAGCCGAGCGCGGCGAGCGTGTGGCGCCAGCCGTCGGTCACGTGCCACGGCTTGCGCGGCATGTGGCCGTCGGTCGCTTCCACGGCCAGTGCGACCGGGCCGAGGGCTTTCGGGTCTACCGAGACGACGATTTCTTCGCCGCGCTTCACGGCTACGCTGCCGCCCGCGCGCAGCCATTCGTCACCGGCTTTGTTCTCGTGCGTGACCCATACGTCGCGCCCGGAGGCTTCTTCGACGCGCAGATTCTGGTTGCCCGGCATGCGCAATGCCACCACTTCGCCGGGCTGCAGAGTGAATACAATTTTTGTTAGTACAGCTTTCATGATCGGCTCCTTCACGGCATCGGGATGGGGCCTTGCCGTTGAAGGAAGTCTAGGCGCTTGGTTGCCTAGTACCAAACGATATATATTGCGTTTCTTGATAGTGCAGCTCACATAAAAATCACCCTGCGCTACGAAAATCAGGAGGGAAAGATGACCGAAATCCGCGAACCAATGCGCTTGCCGTCACTTGGCGCGCTGAGGGTGTTCGAGGCGGCAGCCCGGTATGAGAGTTTTTCGCGTGCAGCGACGGAGCTGTTCGTTACGCACGGCGCCGTCAGCCATCAGATGCGCACCTTGGAAGACGAGCTGGGCGTGCCGCTATTCGAGCGGCGCGGCAAGCGCGTCATGCTCACGCACGCGGGCCGCGCCTATGCCGATCGCGTGCGCGAGGCGCTCGACCAGATCGCCCAGGCCACGCATCAACTGCGCGCCGGCAATCGTGACAATCGCTTGGCCATCAGCACGATGCCGTCGTTTGCGGCGCGCTGGCTGACGCCGCATATCGGCACTTTCATTGAGCGCCATCCCGAGCTGGAGGTGGGGCTGTTCTCCAGCCCCGCGCTGGTCGACTTTGCGCGCGAAGAGATGGACGTGGCGCTGCGCATGGGTTCGGGCAACTATCCGGGCCTGTACGTGGAAAAGCTGCTTGACGATGTGTTCTTCCCGGTCTGCAGTCCGTCGTTCAACGGCGGGCGCCTGCCACGTACGGTGGCCGAGATGGCGACCATGACCCTGCTGCGCAGCGAGGGTGAGGATTGGGAGCCATGGTTCGAGGCTGCTGGCGTCTCAGGGTTTGTGGAGCCGCGTGGCGGGCTGATGTTCCAGGACTCGTCGCTGCTGTTGCAGGCAGCGGCGGCGGGGCAGGGCATTGCGCTGATCCGCCCGACGCTGGCGTTCAACGAATTGCTGGCCGGCCGCGTGGTGCGCCTGTTCGAGACGACGACGCCGTGTCCGTGGAACTACTACTTCGTCTGCCCGCACAGCGCGCTGCAGACGCCCAAGATGCAGGCCTTCCGCGCGTGGCTGCTGCCCGAGATTGCGGCGTTCAAGCTCAAGCTGGCGCGGTTGATGGATGACAACACGGTCTGCTTGGGGCACGTGGCCAAAGGCTGACGCGGTATCGCCGCACAAAACAAAACGCCCCGGCATGACCGGGGCGTTTTGCTTGGCTGCTCAGAGGCGCGTTACAGCACGATCTTGACCATCGGATGGCTCGTCAGCGCCTGGTACAGCGCATCGAGCTGTTCGCGGCTGGTGGCGCGCACCGTTACGGTCAGGCCCAGATAGTTGCCGCTGGAGGACGGACGTTTTTCCAGGCGCCCTTCGTGGAATTCGGGGTCGTGCAGGCGGACGACCTCGACAATGGTCGCGGCAAAGTCGTCATGCATCGGCCCCATCACCTTGATGGGGAAATCGCTCGGGTACTCGATGAGCGACTGTTCGGGCGGAATGTGGCCCGGCGGGGGCGTGTGGGAGGAGGTCATGTCGAAGTAAATGGGGACGATTACTTCTTTTTAAACCACAGCTTGACCGCGTCGATGGTGCGGCCGATAAAGCCGGCTTCCGGCACCGCTTCCAGTGCCACCACCGGGAATTCCGACACGACGGTCGAGCCGTCCATCACCTTGACCGTGCCCAGTTGCTGGCCCTGGGCGATCGGGGCGATCAGCGGGTCCTTGCGCTCCAGCACCGGCTTCAGGCGTGCGCCTGCACCCTTGGGCACGGTGATCCACTTGTCTTCCGCCACGCCGAGTTTCACGCTCTTGGCCTGGCCCTTGTACACGTCGGGCGTCTGCAGCGCTTCCTTGGCCTTGTACAGGCGCACGGTATCGAAGAACTGATAGCCGTAGTTAAGGACCTTCAGGCTCTCCTGCGTGCGGATAGCGTCGCTCTTGGTGCCGATGATGACCGACAGCAAGCGACGGTTCGCGCCCGGCACGTCCGGCAGCGGACGGTTGGCAGAGGTGACGAGGCAGTAGCCGGCCGACTTGGTGTGGCCCGTCTTGCCGCCGTCGACGGTCGGGTCGAGCCACAGCAGGCGGTTGCGGTTGGACTGCTTGATGTTGTTATAGGTGAATTCCTTCTGCGAGTAGAACTTGTAGTCCTGCGGGAAATCCTTGATCAGCGCCGCGGTCAGGATCGAAAGATCACGTGCCGTGGAGTAGTGGTTCGGATCAGGCAGGCCCGCGGCGTTCGCGAAATGCGTGTTCTTCATGCCCAGACGCTCGGCTTCGCGGTTCATCAGCATCACGAAGTTCGTCTCGGTGCCGCCTACGGCCTCAGCCAGCACGAGGGCTGCATCGTTGCCAGACTGGATGATCAGGCCTTGCGTCATCTCCCGCACCGAGGCCGGTTTGCCGGCTTCCAGGAACATGCGCGATTCGTCGGTCTTGACGGTGCGCACGGTCTCGGTGGGCGTGATCATCTGGTCGTACTTGAGCTTGCCGTCGCGCACGGCTTCGAAGACGAGGTAGGCCGTCATCAGCTTGGTGAGCGAGGCGGGCTCGATGCGTTCGTCCATGTTGGCGCCGCCGAGCACCTGGCCGCTGGTCACGTCGGTCAGCATCCACGAGCGGGCCGCGACTTGCGGGGCGGGCACCGGCTGCGCCATGGCGGGCAGCGCGGTGACCAGCACGGCGGCGGCCACGGCGGTTGCGGCGGCGGAATGGAAGGCGAAGGGCGTGAAATGGGCGAAGCGGGTCTGCATATCGGGTCCTGCGGTCTGCTTGGAATTCAATGGCGCCACGCACCGGGGGAGGCGCGGCGTCCGGAAAGTCAACGGGTGGGTATTACGGTTTTGGCGCCCAGGCGCCTGTAATGAGCTGCCGGATCAGATGCAGCTTGCGGTGGAAGAAATGATCGGCGCCCGGGATGACGATCACGGGCAGCTCCTGCGGCCGTGCCCAGTTGAGCACGTCGACCAGCGGCACGGTGTCATCCTGTTCGCCGTGGATGATGATGGTGTCGGCCGGCACCGGGGCGACATCCCAGCGCGAGGTGGCGGTGCCGACCAGCGCCAGGCGCTCGGCAGGCGTGCCGGCCTCGGCCAGGCGGCGTGCCACCTGGGACACGACAAAGCTGCCGAACGAAAAGCCGCCCAGTGCCAGGGGCAGCGTGGCCACATCGGCAGACCATTCGGTCTGTGTACGCATCCAGTCGAGCAAGGCCAGCATGTCGTCCTGCTCGCCGATGCCGTTGTCGTGCGTGCCTTCGGTCTTGCCTACGCCGCGGAAGTTCAGGCGCACTGTCGCGTAGCCCAGGCCGACGAAGGTGCGTGCCAGCGTCTGCGCGACCTTGTTGTCCTTGGTGCCCCCAAAAAGCGGATGCGGATGGCCGATCAGCGCCAGGCCGCGCAGGGCGCTGTCCGGCTGGTCGATCGACAGGTCGATCTGCCCGACGGGGCCCGGAATCAGGCGTTCTTCGGTATGAACGTTCATGGAAACTGGAGAAGCAGATGCGGTAAAGCGCGGGCTCACGCGTTGGCAGGGCGGTCGACCATCAGTCGTTCGACCGGTTTGCCTTCGACCAGATGGCTCTGGATGATCTCGTCGATGTCTTCCTTGTCGACGAAGGTGTACCAGACGGCCTCGGGGTAGACCACCATGACCGGACCGAGTTCGCACCGGTCCAGGCAGCCCGCCTTGTTGATACGCACGCGGCCTTCGCCGTTGATGCCGAGTTCCTTGCAGCGCTTCTTGGCGTATTCCTGCATCGCCTTGGCGCCAAAGTCGGCGCAGCAACGCGAGCCGTCCTCGCGCTCGTTCAGGCAGAAGAAAACGTGGTGCTGATAATGGCTGCTCATGGGCGGACCGAAAAGGCTGGGAGGGCTGCGTGGCGGTACGCGCGGCAGGACATGACAGGCTTTCCCGGCGTCGCGCACCCATGTGGATTTGCGTAACGAGCCCGCATTATACGGCCCCGGTGTCGCGCGCCCTCCCAACATGCTGACCGCACGCAGCCTGCGATGCTGCGTCGCAACACGTTTTCCGGATGTCTGGACACCCTGGGTGCGCGGATTCCGGGATTGACGACGGTTGGGGTGGGTGCCATCGTAGTCACACCAAGCTGCTGCAAGGGCTGGCGGGCCGCCAGTGCCTGAAATTGAGGTTGGCATAGCCCTTGCAATTAAAAGCGACCTGCTGCGGGAGGCGCCGGAAACATCAGCGTATCGAGGCAGGAGAGAGACCACACCAGGGCGGGTCGGACCGGGCGAGCAACTGAGCGCACGGCCGGTCTGTGACACTCGAGGAAGACATGAAAAAACCGTTCTACAAAATCCTGTACGTGCAGGTGCTGGCGGCCATCGTCATTGGCGTTCTGCTGGGCCATTACTCGCCCGAACTCGCCGTCAAGATGAAGCCGCTGGGCGATGGCTTCATCCAACTGATCAAGATGGTGATCGGCCCGATCATTTTCTGTACCGTCGTCTCCGGCATTGCCGGCATGCGTGACATGAAGAAGGTGGGCCGCGTGGGCGGCAAGGCGCTGATCTACTTCGAGGTCGTCTCGACCTTCGCGCTGATCATCGGTCTCGCGGCGGGCCATATCTTCAACCCCGGCGCGGGCTTTAACGTCGACGTCAACACCATCGATGCCAAGGCTGTGGCGCAGTACGCCGCCAAGGCCCACTCGGCCAGCACGGTCGACTTCCTGCTCAACATTATCCCGAGCACGGTGGTGGATGCCTTCGCCAAGGGCGACATCCTGCAGATCCTGCTGATCGCGCTGCTGTTCGGCGGTGCGCTTTCTGCCATGGGCGAGCGCGCGCAGATGGTGACGGACTTCATCGACCAGATCTCGCACGTGTTCTTCCGCATCGTGCACGTCATCACGCGTGTGGCCCCCATCGGGGCCTTTGGTGCCATGGCATTCACCATCGGCAAGTACGGCGTGATCTCGCTGGTGCCGCTGCTCAAGCTGGTCGGCACGTTCTACCTCACGGCCATCATCTTTGTCGTGGTGGTGCTGGGCATCATCGCGCGGCTGGTCGGCTTCAACATCTTCCGCTTCGTTGGGTACATCAAGGAAGAACTGCTGATCGTGCTGGGCACCAGCTCGTCGGAATCGGCGCTGCCGCACCTGATGGAAAAGATGGAGAGGCTGGGCTGCTCGAAGTCGGTGGTGGGCCTGGTGGTTCCGACCGGTTACTCGTTCAACCTGGACGGCACCAACATCTACATGACGATGGCGGTGATCTTCATCTCGCAGGCGCTGAACATCGAGCTGACCTGGACGCAGCAACTGACCATCCTGGCCGTTGCCATGCTGACGTCGAAGGGCGCATCGGGCATCACCGGCGCGGGCTTCATCACGCTGGCCGCCACGCTGGCGGTGGTGCCGGATATTCCGGTAGCGGGCATGGTGCTGATTCTCGGTATCGACCGCTTCATGAGCGAATGCCGTGCCCTGACCAACATCACCGGCAACGGCGTGGCCTGCGTGGTGATCTCGGCCTGGGAGCGTGAACTGGATCGCGCCAAGCTGGCGCGCGTGCTGTCGGGCGACCGCAGCGACGAGGGCGTGCCGGCCACCCCGGCAGTTTGATCGATCGAATCTGGCTGGCGCCTGCGGGCGCCGGCGCCTGAAAGCGCAAAGCGTATGATTGCGGGGCCTGTCCTTCCAGACGGCCCCGCTTCTTTTTTGGGATGCACCTCGTGAAGCACCTCGGCGACATGCCGACTGCGGGCACGGCGTTGGAAGGCACGGCAACACTCTCTTCCGCCGACCTCCAGCCGATGTCCGATCGCGATTTCTTCCTGACCAGCGCCTCCGGCTCGCGACGCGGCTTCTGGTGGCTGGTGGCGCTCGGGCTCGTCGTTGTAATGGCCGGGGTGTGCGCGACCACCTTTGTGGTGGCGTGGAACCGGGGCCTTACGCAGGCCCAGCAGGCCGCCGGCGGGCGGGTCGACCGCTATGCCGCCAACCTCAAGAGCACGCTCGATCGCTACGAATACCTGCCGGCGTTGGTGGCGCTGCATCCGTTCATCCACGATCTGCTCGCCAATCCGACATCCGCCAACGTCGACCGCGCGAACCGCTATCTGCGCGAAGTCAACGATCGCGCGCACGCCACTGCCACCTACGTGATCGCGCCCAGCGGCAAGGCGCTGGCAGCATCCAACTACAACCAGCCCGACAGCTTCGTCGGTGCCAAATATCGGTTCCGGCCGTATTTCCAGCAGGCAGCGGAAGGCCACGTCGGGCGCTTCTACGGCATTGGCATTACGCGTGAAGAGCCCGGCTATTACATCTCCCAGCCGGTCATGCAGGATGGCCGCGTGATCGGCGTGACCGTGGTCAAACTCAACCTCGAATGGTTCGGCCGCGCCAGCCACGACGCGTCGGAACCCGTGATGGTGGCCGACGAGAACGGCGTGATTTTCCTGTCGTCCGTGCCCGCGTGGCAGTACCGCACGGTGGAACCTCTCACGTCCAAACTGCAGGCGCAGTTGGAGGCGACGCGCCAGTATTACCGCAAGCAGATCACGCCGCTGCCGCTGCAGCCCGAGGCGCCGGCTTTCCTGCGATTGACCGGGCGCTTGCCGGAAGGCGCAGAACTGATTCGCGTTGGCGAGCGCACGAACGCCACGCGCTATCTGCAGGTTTCGCGTGACCTGGTCGAGCCCGACTGGACGCTGATGTATCTCACGCCGGTGGAGCCCGTGATGGGCGCCGCGCGCAGCGCGACCGTGGCGGCGGCGTTTGCCTTCGCCTTTGCATGCCTGCTGCTCTTCTACTGGCGCCAGCGGCGCCTGCGCATGATGGAGATGCTGCGTAGCCGCCGCCTGCTGGAAGCCGCATACGATCAGCTCGAACGCCGCGTGGAAGACCGCACGGCCGATTTGATGGCTACCAATGAACAATTGCAACACGAGATCGTCGACCGCACGCGTGCCGAGGCCGAACTGCGCGCCACGCAGGATGAACTCGTGCAGGCCAGCAAGCTTGCCGCGCTGGGCCAGATGGCTGCCGGCATCACGCACGAACTCAACCAGCCGCTGGCTGCGCTGCGCACGTTCTCCGACAACACCCGCATCCTGCTCGAACGCGGCCAGCACGGCGCCGCCACCGATAACCTGCAGGCAATTGCCGACCTGACCGAGCGCATGGGCAAGATCACCGCGCAGCTCAAGCTGTTTGCGGGCCGCTCGCGGCGCAAGGTGGTGGATGTGCAGGTGCGCGTGGCGCTGGATCACACGCTCGCGCTGCTGCGTCCGCGCCTGGGCGATGTGGCGCTCGAACTGCACTGGCGCATCCCCGAGAAAGAGGCCGTGGTGCGCGCGGACGAACTGAAGCTGGAGCAAGTGCTGATCAATCTGATTGGCAACGCGCTCGATGCGATCAGCGCCAACGAGCCCGCGCGCGCCGGACGCATCGACATCACCATCGGCCCGATCGAAGGAGCGCAGGCGCCGTCGAATCAGCTATCCATCGCTGTGCGCGATAACGGCCCCGGCATTCCGCCCGACGCCATGCCGCACTTGTTCGAGCCGTTCTTCACCACCAAGGAGATCGGCCAGGGGCTCGGCCTTGGGCTGGCGATTTCCACCAGCATTGCGCGGGACTTTGGCGGCTCGCTGTCGGCTGCGAACGTGCCGGGCGGTGGCGCGCAATTTACGCTGACGCTGGTACGCGCCGACGTCACCTCCGCGGCTTCCCTCTGATCCGTTTTTCACACAGACACGAACCATGTCCGAAGGCTTGAACGTTCTCTTCATCGAAGACGACCCGCCTGTGCGCCAAGCCACCGCGCAGAGCCTGGAACTGGCCGGCTTCAATGTGCAGGCGTTCGGCAGCGCCGAAGAAGCCGTCGGCAAGATCGACGCGAACTTTCCCGGCGTGGTCGTGAGCGACCTGCGCTTGCCGGGCGCGAGCGGCCTGGACGTGCTCACGCACTGCCAGTCGTTTGGCACGGGCATTCCCGTCGTGCTCGTCACCGGCCACGGCGACATCACGATGGCCGTGCAGGCCATGCGCGAAGGCGCGTTCGACTTCATCGAGAAGCCGTTTCCCGCCGAACGCCTGACCGAGACCGTGCGCCGCGCAGTGGAGCGCCGCGCGCTGGAGCTGGAAAACCGCGCACTGCGTCGTGAACTGGCCGGCCCGGCGGCTGGCACGCGCATCATCGGGCGCTCGCCAGCGATGGCCGCCGTACGCGCGCTGATCGAGAACGTCGCGACCACCGATGCGCCGGTGCTCATCAACGGCGAGACCGGCACGGGCAAGGAACTCGTCGCGCGCAGTCTGCACATGCTCTCGCCGCGTCACGACAAGCCGTTCATCGCGCTGAACTGCGGCGCCGTGCCTGAACAGATTTTCGAGAGCGAGATGTTCGGCCACGAGGCCGGAGCCTTTACCGGTGCAAGCAAGCGGCGCATCGGCAAGCTTGAGCACGCGTCGGGCGGCACGCTGTTTCTCGACGAAATCGAGAGCATGCCGATCGCGCTGCAGGTCAAGCTGCTGCGCGTGTTGCAGGAGGGCGCGCTGGAGCGGCTGGGCTCGAATGCGTCGGTGCGCATCGACGTGCGCATCGTGGCGGCCGCCAAGGGCGATATGGAAGCGCTGATCGAGGCGGGCGGTTTCCGGCGCGATCTGTACTACCGCCTGAACGTCGTCGCCATCGACCTGCCGCCGCTGCGTGAGCGCCGCGAAGACATCATCCCGCTGTTCGAACACTTCCTGCTCGAAGCCGCCGTGCGCTATCAACGTCCGCTACCGATGCTGGCCGAGCGTCAGCGCCACG
This window contains:
- a CDS encoding alpha/beta hydrolase, with amino-acid sequence MNVHTEERLIPGPVGQIDLSIDQPDSALRGLALIGHPHPLFGGTKDNKVAQTLARTFVGLGYATVRLNFRGVGKTEGTHDNGIGEQDDMLALLDWMRTQTEWSADVATLPLALGGFSFGSFVVSQVARRLAEAGTPAERLALVGTATSRWDVAPVPADTIIIHGEQDDTVPLVDVLNWARPQELPVIVIPGADHFFHRKLHLIRQLITGAWAPKP
- a CDS encoding (2Fe-2S) ferredoxin domain-containing protein, with product MSSHYQHHVFFCLNEREDGSRCCADFGAKAMQEYAKKRCKELGINGEGRVRINKAGCLDRCELGPVMVVYPEAVWYTFVDKEDIDEIIQSHLVEGKPVERLMVDRPANA
- a CDS encoding dicarboxylate/amino acid:cation symporter — protein: MKKPFYKILYVQVLAAIVIGVLLGHYSPELAVKMKPLGDGFIQLIKMVIGPIIFCTVVSGIAGMRDMKKVGRVGGKALIYFEVVSTFALIIGLAAGHIFNPGAGFNVDVNTIDAKAVAQYAAKAHSASTVDFLLNIIPSTVVDAFAKGDILQILLIALLFGGALSAMGERAQMVTDFIDQISHVFFRIVHVITRVAPIGAFGAMAFTIGKYGVISLVPLLKLVGTFYLTAIIFVVVVLGIIARLVGFNIFRFVGYIKEELLIVLGTSSSESALPHLMEKMERLGCSKSVVGLVVPTGYSFNLDGTNIYMTMAVIFISQALNIELTWTQQLTILAVAMLTSKGASGITGAGFITLAATLAVVPDIPVAGMVLILGIDRFMSECRALTNITGNGVACVVISAWERELDRAKLARVLSGDRSDEGVPATPAV
- a CDS encoding sensor histidine kinase: MHLVKHLGDMPTAGTALEGTATLSSADLQPMSDRDFFLTSASGSRRGFWWLVALGLVVVMAGVCATTFVVAWNRGLTQAQQAAGGRVDRYAANLKSTLDRYEYLPALVALHPFIHDLLANPTSANVDRANRYLREVNDRAHATATYVIAPSGKALAASNYNQPDSFVGAKYRFRPYFQQAAEGHVGRFYGIGITREEPGYYISQPVMQDGRVIGVTVVKLNLEWFGRASHDASEPVMVADENGVIFLSSVPAWQYRTVEPLTSKLQAQLEATRQYYRKQITPLPLQPEAPAFLRLTGRLPEGAELIRVGERTNATRYLQVSRDLVEPDWTLMYLTPVEPVMGAARSATVAAAFAFAFACLLLFYWRQRRLRMMEMLRSRRLLEAAYDQLERRVEDRTADLMATNEQLQHEIVDRTRAEAELRATQDELVQASKLAALGQMAAGITHELNQPLAALRTFSDNTRILLERGQHGAATDNLQAIADLTERMGKITAQLKLFAGRSRRKVVDVQVRVALDHTLALLRPRLGDVALELHWRIPEKEAVVRADELKLEQVLINLIGNALDAISANEPARAGRIDITIGPIEGAQAPSNQLSIAVRDNGPGIPPDAMPHLFEPFFTTKEIGQGLGLGLAISTSIARDFGGSLSAANVPGGGAQFTLTLVRADVTSAASL
- a CDS encoding sigma-54-dependent transcriptional regulator, translated to MSEGLNVLFIEDDPPVRQATAQSLELAGFNVQAFGSAEEAVGKIDANFPGVVVSDLRLPGASGLDVLTHCQSFGTGIPVVLVTGHGDITMAVQAMREGAFDFIEKPFPAERLTETVRRAVERRALELENRALRRELAGPAAGTRIIGRSPAMAAVRALIENVATTDAPVLINGETGTGKELVARSLHMLSPRHDKPFIALNCGAVPEQIFESEMFGHEAGAFTGASKRRIGKLEHASGGTLFLDEIESMPIALQVKLLRVLQEGALERLGSNASVRIDVRIVAAAKGDMEALIEAGGFRRDLYYRLNVVAIDLPPLRERREDIIPLFEHFLLEAAVRYQRPLPMLAERQRHELMQSSWPGNVRELRNAADRLVLGVGRTPVVPDASEDGMPLKERVERYERTVIAETLARTGGSVHQAADILQVGRATLYDKIKRYGL